The Parambassis ranga chromosome 14, fParRan2.1, whole genome shotgun sequence genome includes a window with the following:
- the serpinf1 gene encoding pigment epithelium-derived factor, whose translation MKRAVVLLVFGLLSVCQAQTETGGEEAGGEEEHVELFTTPATKMGAATSDFGYNLFRAMASRETATNVFLAPLSVSVVLTQLSMGGSERAERQLQRALRYHTLQDPQLHNTLKDLLASVRTPGKGLSSAARIYLARRLRLKQDFFTLVEQQYGVRPKALLGGTKDVKEINDWVSQETGGKVQRFLANPLPRSSGVNAVSATYFKGKWVTRFSQSGPLENFQLDGAAPVRVPMMHEDNYPVRMGADSDLSCTIAQIQMQDDISMFVFLPDDVTSNMTLVEESLTAEFVQDLSMTLLPAKVTLTLPVLRLSYSTDLLPLLGDLGLSDWLENPELEKISAQPAKLSSINHKAVMETAPEGNQYPSASSAPSHLTYRVDRPFLYLIRDDVSGALLFIGRVVNPKSLTI comes from the exons ATGAAGCGAGCCGTTGTCCTGCTGGTGTTCGGACTCCTGAGCGTCTGTCAGGCGCAG ACGGAGACAGGAGGGGAGGAGgcaggtggagaggaggagcacgTCGAGCTCTTCACCACACCCGCTACAAAGATGGGCGCCGCCACCTCGGACTTTGGCTACAACCTCTTCCGTGCTATGGCGAGCCGCGAGACGGCAACCAACGTCTTCCTGGCCcccctcagtgtgtctgtggtgctgacGCAGCTGTCCATgg GAGGCTCTGAGCGGGCGGAGAGGCAGCTGCAGCGGGCCCTGCGGTACCACACCCTGCAGGACCCTCAGCTCCACAACACCCTCAAAGACCTGCTGGCCTCAGTCCGGACCCCTGGGAAAGGTCTGAGCTCTGCTGCACGCATCTACCTGGCACGAC GACTCCGGCTGAAGCAGGACTTCTTCACCTTGGTGGAGCAGCAGTATGGTGTCCGACCCAAAGCGCTGCTGGGAGGCACCAAGGATGTCAAAGAAATCAACGACTGGGTGTCTCAGGAGACCGGTGGGAAGGTGCAGCGATTCCTGGCCAACCCTCTCCCCCGCAGTTCTGGTGTGAATGCTGTGAGCGCCACCTACTTCAAAG GGAAGTGGGTGACTCGGTTCAGTCAGAGTGGACCACTGGAGAACTTCCAGCTGGACGGAGCAGCACCCGTCCGTGTTCCCATGATGCACGAGGACAACTACCCCGTGAGGATGGGGGCGGACTCAGACCTGAGCTGCACA ATCGCTCAGATTCAGATGCAGGATGACATCAGCATGTTCGTCTTCTTGCCGGATGACGTGACCTCCAACATGACCCTGGTGGAGGAGAGTCTGACTGCCGAGTTCGTTCAGGATCTCTCCATGACGCTCCTTCCGGCCAAGGTGACCCTCACTCTGCCCGTCCTGAGGCTGAGCTACTCCACCgacctgctgcctctgctcgGTGACCTCG gacTCTCTGATTGGCTCGAGAACCCTGAGCTGGAGAAGATCTCAGCTCAGCCTGCCAAACTCAGCAGCATCAATCATAAGGCCGTCATGGAGACAGCACCCGAGGGAAACCAATACCCGAGCGCCAGCTCCGCCCCCAGCCACCTGACCTACCGAGTGGACCGGCCCTTCCTCTACCTAATCAGAGACGACGTCTCAGGGGCGCTGCTCTTCATCGGCAGGGTGGTCAACCCAAAAAGCCTGacaatataa
- the LOC114446417 gene encoding alpha-1A adrenergic receptor-like encodes MSLWTNGSSADPRAGTLTDSTNSSTPSNNRSGPAAAAAPLVLSRAVPVGMVLASFITFAIVGNILVILSVICNRHLRIPTNYFIINLAIADLLLSTTVLPVSATLEVLDYWVFGRVFCDIWAAVDVLCCTASIMSLCVISIDRYIGVRYPLQYPMIVTERRALLAMLGVWILAIIISIGPLLGWKQPPSQDDTVCLITEEPFYALFSSLCSFYIPLAVILAMYCRVYIVAKRTTRNLEAGMMKERQQDSQELTLRIHCRNQQVQELCPASKAGGGGASAGRSTLTVKLLKFSREKKAAKTLGVVVGMFILCWLPFFLALPIGSFNSSLRPPETFFKVIFWLGYFNSCLNPIIYPCYSREFKQAFIRILRCRWKKKSQGWQAYYNYRHHQGSNQSSFLNGSQQTLSSISPSPRYITSKLRPPPWHSSSNRDFLPGSARRGQEPAGTEQETSIVTA; translated from the exons ATGAGTCTGTGGACCAACGGCTCCTCCGCGGATCCTCGCGCCGGGACTCTGACGGACTCCACCAATTCCTCCACCCCCAGCAACAACCGCAGCGGACCCGCCGCCGCTGCCGCCCCGCTGGTCCTGAGCCGGGCGGTGCCGGTGGGCATGGTGCTCGCCTCCTTCATCACTTTCGCCATCGTGGGGAACATCCTGGTCATTCTGTCGGTGATCTGTAACCGACACCTGCGGATCCCGACCAACTACTTCATCATCAACCTGGCCATCGCAGACCTGCTGCTCAGCACCACCGTGCTGCCGGTGTCCGCCACGCTGGAG GTCTTGGATTACTGGGTGTTTGGCAGGGTCTTCTGTGACATCTGGGCGGCGGTGGACGTCCTCTGCTGCACGGCGTCCATCATGTCCCTGTGCGTCATCTCCATCGACCGCTACATCGGCGTCCGTTACCCGCTGCAGTACCCCATGATCGTGACCGAGAGGCGGGCGCTGCTCGCCATGCTGGGCGTCTGGATCCTCGCCATCATCATCTCCATCGGGCCGCTGCTGGGCTGGAAGCAGCCGCCGTCACAG GACGACACCGTGTGCCTGATCACCGAGGAGCCTTTCTAcgccctcttctcctccctctgctccttctaCATCCCCCTGGCCGTCATCCTGGCCATGTACTGCCGGGTCTACATCGTGGCAAAACGCACAACCAGGAACCTGGAGGCCGGCATGATGAAGGAGCGCCAGCAGGACTCCCAGGAGCTCACACTGAGGATCCACTGCAGAAACCAGCAAGTGCAGGAGCTGTGTCCCGCCTCCAAAGCCGGAGGGGGCGGGGCCTCCGCCGGTCGCAGCACGCTCACTGTCAAACTGCTCAAGTTCTCTCGAGAGAAGAAAGCAGCCAAGACGCTGGGCGTGGTGGTGGGCATGTTCATCCTGTGCTGGCTGCCCTTCTTCCTGGCTCTGCCCATCG GCTCCTTCAACAGCAGCCTGCGCCCTCCAGAGACCTTCTTCAAAGTCATTTTCTGGTTGGGTTACTTCAACAGCTGCCTGAACCCCATCATCTACCCCTGCTACAGCCGGGAGTTCAAACAG GCCTTCATCCGGATCCTCCGCTGTCGCTGGAAGAAGAAGAGTCAGGGCTGGCAGGCTTACTACAACTATCGCCATCACCAGGGCTCCAACCAGTCCTCCTTCCTGAACGGCAGCCAGCAGACTCTGTCCTCCATCAGCCCCAGCCCACGCTACATCACCTCCAAACTCCGCCCTCCACCCTGGCATTCATCTTCCAACCGAGACTTCCTCCCTGGGTCAGCACGGAGGGGACAAGAGCCCGCTGGGACAGAACAAGAGACATCGATAGTCACAGCAtga
- the LOC114446356 gene encoding hepatitis A virus cellular receptor 1 homolog isoform X2, translated as MLPPLLDAAAAAVCVLSALSCVSAVTTDTVVGVAGRAVMLPCRTEAVKHRGVAVCWGRGEPSLFSCRNTVTDSAGGVASYRKSHRYSVSSSSSLFIQGVQSSDSGFYHCRAQLPGLFNDQTSSVHLIIIEPRSRTSGEGSKDRGTPNAPPATTNETGSDVTGDNSTEPMLALVQSSLQQHVNTLQVFVGNTVRLSFIIFIPALLLTAAYRVWRSKQRSVTDRRLGQSEDSSSV; from the exons atgctgccgccgctgctggacgctgccgccgccgccgtctGTGTCCTCTCAG cgctgTCTTGTGTGTCGGCGGTCACCACAGACACGGTGGTGGGCGTGGCCGGGCGGGCTGTGATGCTGCCGTGTCGCACTGAGGCGGTGAAGCACCGGGGGGTGGCAGTGTGCTGGGGGCGGGGGGAGCCGTCACTCTTCAGCTGCCgcaacacagtgacagacagcGCGGGAGGCGTGGCCTCATACAGGAAGTCACACAG GTACTCGgtgtcctcctcgtcctccctCTTCATCCAGGGCGTCCAGTCCTCGGACTCTGGGTTCTACCACTGCAGAGCTCAGCTGCCCGGACTCTTCAACGACCAGACGTCCTCCGTCCACCTCATCATCATCGAGC CTCGCTCAAGGACCTCAGGAGAAGGCTCAAAGGACCGAGGGACCCCGAACGCACCACCAGCTACAACCA atgaaacaggaagtgatgtcacaggagACAACTCCACAGAACCAATGCTGGCTCTGGTTCAG tCGTCCCTCCAGCAGCATGTAAACACTCTTCAAGTGTTTGTTGGAAACACAGTGAGACTgtccttcatcatcttcatccctgctctgctgctcacaGCCGCTTAca gagtTTGGCGGTCTAAACAGAGATCAGTGACTGACAGGAGGCTCGGCCAATCAGAGgacagcagctcagtgtga
- the LOC114446356 gene encoding hepatitis A virus cellular receptor 1 homolog isoform X1, producing MLPPLLDAAAAAVCVLSALSCVSAVTTDTVVGVAGRAVMLPCRTEAVKHRGVAVCWGRGEPSLFSCRNTVTDSAGGVASYRKSHRYSVSSSSSLFIQGVQSSDSGFYHCRAQLPGLFNDQTSSVHLIIIEPRSRTSGEGSKDRGTPNAPPATTSECSSERQSGRLQGLNMRSDVTGDNSTEPMLALVQSSLQQHVNTLQVFVGNTVRLSFIIFIPALLLTAAYRVWRSKQRSVTDRRLGQSEDSSSV from the exons atgctgccgccgctgctggacgctgccgccgccgccgtctGTGTCCTCTCAG cgctgTCTTGTGTGTCGGCGGTCACCACAGACACGGTGGTGGGCGTGGCCGGGCGGGCTGTGATGCTGCCGTGTCGCACTGAGGCGGTGAAGCACCGGGGGGTGGCAGTGTGCTGGGGGCGGGGGGAGCCGTCACTCTTCAGCTGCCgcaacacagtgacagacagcGCGGGAGGCGTGGCCTCATACAGGAAGTCACACAG GTACTCGgtgtcctcctcgtcctccctCTTCATCCAGGGCGTCCAGTCCTCGGACTCTGGGTTCTACCACTGCAGAGCTCAGCTGCCCGGACTCTTCAACGACCAGACGTCCTCCGTCCACCTCATCATCATCGAGC CTCGCTCAAGGACCTCAGGAGAAGGCTCAAAGGACCGAGGGACCCCGAACGCACCACCAGCTACAACCAGTGAGTGCAGCAGTGAGCGGCAGAGCGGACGCCTTCAGGGCCTGAATATGA gaagtgatgtcacaggagACAACTCCACAGAACCAATGCTGGCTCTGGTTCAG tCGTCCCTCCAGCAGCATGTAAACACTCTTCAAGTGTTTGTTGGAAACACAGTGAGACTgtccttcatcatcttcatccctgctctgctgctcacaGCCGCTTAca gagtTTGGCGGTCTAAACAGAGATCAGTGACTGACAGGAGGCTCGGCCAATCAGAGgacagcagctcagtgtga
- the LOC114446356 gene encoding hepatitis A virus cellular receptor 1 homolog isoform X3: protein MLPPLLDAAAAAVCVLSALSCVSAVTTDTVVGVAGRAVMLPCRTEAVKHRGVAVCWGRGEPSLFSCRNTVTDSAGGVASYRKSHRYSVSSSSSLFIQGVQSSDSGFYHCRAQLPGLFNDQTSSVHLIIIEPRSRTSGEGSKDRGTPNAPPATTRSDVTGDNSTEPMLALVQSSLQQHVNTLQVFVGNTVRLSFIIFIPALLLTAAYRVWRSKQRSVTDRRLGQSEDSSSV, encoded by the exons atgctgccgccgctgctggacgctgccgccgccgccgtctGTGTCCTCTCAG cgctgTCTTGTGTGTCGGCGGTCACCACAGACACGGTGGTGGGCGTGGCCGGGCGGGCTGTGATGCTGCCGTGTCGCACTGAGGCGGTGAAGCACCGGGGGGTGGCAGTGTGCTGGGGGCGGGGGGAGCCGTCACTCTTCAGCTGCCgcaacacagtgacagacagcGCGGGAGGCGTGGCCTCATACAGGAAGTCACACAG GTACTCGgtgtcctcctcgtcctccctCTTCATCCAGGGCGTCCAGTCCTCGGACTCTGGGTTCTACCACTGCAGAGCTCAGCTGCCCGGACTCTTCAACGACCAGACGTCCTCCGTCCACCTCATCATCATCGAGC CTCGCTCAAGGACCTCAGGAGAAGGCTCAAAGGACCGAGGGACCCCGAACGCACCACCAGCTACAACCA gaagtgatgtcacaggagACAACTCCACAGAACCAATGCTGGCTCTGGTTCAG tCGTCCCTCCAGCAGCATGTAAACACTCTTCAAGTGTTTGTTGGAAACACAGTGAGACTgtccttcatcatcttcatccctgctctgctgctcacaGCCGCTTAca gagtTTGGCGGTCTAAACAGAGATCAGTGACTGACAGGAGGCTCGGCCAATCAGAGgacagcagctcagtgtga
- the LOC114446355 gene encoding T-cell immunoglobulin and mucin domain-containing protein 4-like isoform X3, with amino-acid sequence MVSECLCAPLVGGGLVCVCDSRTVTGQTGQSATLPCTYDVKTDGALHVCWGRGQIPIRGCSQQLIATDGRQVTQSLSDRFQLLGQLDRGNVSLTIHNITEADAGQYGCRAEVPGWFNDAKHQVELVVLRAPHTTPWTPPATPPATPAGTTATSQTAGHMTSTQTLRTSRSSGIKSAERHADGGSGVCSVGFGGSAGCRRTLHHPEEEEPQNNGSAAGRHLRHVHLHLVHTAPAPSC; translated from the exons ATGGTCTCTGAGTGTTTGTGCGCTCCTTTGGTTGGTGGTGGTCTGG tgtgtgtctgtgacagcaGGACAGTCACAGGTCAGACAGGTCAGAGCGCCACGCTGCCCTGTACGTACGACGTAAAGACAGACGGAGCGCTGCATGTCTGCTGGGGTCGAGGACAGATACCAATCAGGggctgcagccagcagctcaTCGCCACAGACGGACGTCAAGTGACACAAAGTCTCTCGGACCGGTTTCAGCTGCTGGGACAGCTGGACAGAGGAAACGTCTCCCTGACCATACACAACATCACCGAGGCCGATGCTGGGCAATATGGATGCAGGGCGGAGGTACCGGGGTGGTTCAATGATGCGAAGCaccaggtggagctggtggTGCTGAGAG CTCCACACACGACACCATGGACGCCACCGGCAACGCCACCGGCAACCCCGGCGGGGACGACAGCAACCAGTCAGACTGCAG gtcacatgacttccaCTCAGACCCTCAGGACTTCCCGGTCCAGCGGCATCAAAAGTGCTGAG CGGCACGCTGACGGCGGTTctggtgtgtgttctgttgggTTTGGTGGTTCTGCTGGCTGTCGCCGGACTCTTCATCATCC tgaggaggaggaacctCAGAACAAC GGCTCAGCAGCAGGTCGGCACCTCCGTcatgttcacctccacctcgt